From the Struthio camelus isolate bStrCam1 unplaced genomic scaffold, bStrCam1.hap1 HAP1_SCAFFOLD_124, whole genome shotgun sequence genome, one window contains:
- the LOC138064916 gene encoding uncharacterized protein, which translates to MEGCWTETISPEQRSLFPTLLQLCTEEIVAIWDAVSNYILEQLMRDKGVLVAGLGTFCTVREPLHLGKDDVRMVRRPLFQLGMDMVWLQGLQRPKGTLPDDIKIKPLNYRRLSLATSFSRHVVEDCVAETIRLFSSHVRNKENVAFAFRDIGVLTRQKDSMHMRFYAHCTQRLEGTASLTAALCSRLRTTDLSVSGRRAALGTRSSPVHVFPRFQLTVESSPEAKAAPAGSPQEKELEEELGAVRSSKEQRPGKLLQHREELSLPTLPNCGAGTRGQGAERKPPARIILNPTAPMLGTSLGKEVGVKYLPHPPAGPRPGRAGAGATARSAAQETACPPTQSLGRAARVSLLREKQRQDQAPWEEQQAALEKHAQRQAQVQAAACLQGAAPKLAHPFLGGRRLQPGPGARRSQIMLLEKQVHLEQRRYPDTDMLGRPPPKQVSPQAKQNMQLMTSYKVLRDRWKERVEQNRQRLKKEEAARRALVMCRLRSREQQDSMLGSYHRNGFYPRK; encoded by the exons atggagggctgctggaccgagaccatcagcccggagcagaggtccttgttcccaacgctcctgcagctctgcacggagg agattgtcgcaatttgggacgctgtgtccaattacatcctggaacagctgatgcgggacaag ggtgtcctggtagcggggctcgggaccttctgcacggtccgagagccactgcACCTCGGCAAAGATGACGTGcggatggttcgaaggcctcttttccagctgggcatggacatggtctggctgcaggggctccagcgccccaaagggactctccctg ACGACatcaagatcaagccgctgaactaccggcggttgtccctggccacctccttctcgaggcacgTGGTGGAAGACTGTGTGgcggagaccatccgcttgttctcttcccacgtgaggaacaaagagaacgtcgcctttgccttcagagacatcggtgttctgacccgccaaaaagacagcatgcacatgaggttttatgcccactgcacccagcggctggagggcactgcaagcctgactgcggccctctGCAGT AGACTGCGTACGACAGATCTGTCCGTCTCcggcagacgtgctgctctggggacccggtcGAGCCccgtccacgtgttcccgag gtttcagctcactgtggaaagcagcccggaggccaaggctgcccccgccggctccccacaggagaaggagctggaagaagagctcggggctgtcaggagcagcaaag agcagcgtcctggcaagctgctgcagcaccgggaggagctttctctccccacgctgccaaactgcggggcaggcacgagggggcaaggcgcggagaggaagcctcctgccag gatcattctgaacccgacagcccccatgctgggcacctccctggggaaggaggttggcgttaaatacctcccgcatcctcccgccggacctcggcctggccgcgccggcgccggcgccactgccaggagcgcagcacag gaaacagcctgccctcccacgcagagcttaggaagagctgcccgtgtctccctcttgcgagagaagcaaaggcaggaccaagcaccgtGGGAGGAACAGCAGGCCGCCCTGGAGAAACACGCccagcgtcaggcccaggtacaggccgctgcctgcctccaaggagcagcgcccaagctggcccaccccttcctaggagggagacggctgcagccaggtcccGGAGCCAGAAggagccag atcatgctgctggagaagcaagtccacctcgagcagcgccgctacccagacactgacatgctggggaggccCCCCCCAAA gcaagtgtccccgcaagcaaagcagaacatgcaGCTTATGACATCatacaaagttcttcgggacaggtggaaggaaagggtggaacaaaaccgacagaggctgaagaaggaggaggcggcgcgccg cgctttggtgatgtgcCGCCtccggagcagagagcagcaggacagcatgctgggcagttaccacagaaatggcttttatccacggaaataa